A region of Ursus arctos isolate Adak ecotype North America unplaced genomic scaffold, UrsArc2.0 scaffold_31, whole genome shotgun sequence DNA encodes the following proteins:
- the FANCE gene encoding Fanconi anemia group E protein isoform X2 codes for MEASEGAPALAEGAGSAPWWQLEAPARFLLQALQAGPEGARRGLGLLRALGSRSGEPFGWASVLEALCREEPVVEGPDCRLELKPLLLRLSPLCQRNLMSLLMAVRPSLPESGLLPVLRIAQQDQSPEPDAWLRALGELLRRDLNAGAALEGASPLSASCQRQLQGLCRRLGQGGRRLRLAQAPVPEEEEEGEEEDKDSPRSGKRRKGPAEEPASPEGERAPKRFRHLEREEEEGQEEESREPESLESRADEGGASPIKNQPGRAEPREAGQGLEETQAPAEGLELPKTVQDRVPRLQQLLKTFGEGLEGAPPLELQLLHECNPRQMDLLCAQLQLPQLSDPAVLQLCTWLLSLSPDLSLSNATVLTKSLFLRRILSLTSSASRLLMTALTSFCAKYAYPVCRALLGPVLQAPGIGPAQTELLCCLMKDEALEPDTRILMLGLVQVAILGPCPSPGFQSAGPEALGKRLLVATLEQFTA; via the exons ATGGAGGCCTCGGAGGGGGCGCCCGCTCTGGCTGAAGGCGCGGGGTCGGCACCCTGGTGGCAGCTGGAGGCCCCGGCCCGGTTCCTGCTGCAGGCGCTGCAGGCGGGGCCGGAGGGGGCGCGGCGCGGCCTGGGGCTGCTGCGGGCCCTGGGCAGTCGCAGCGGAGAGCCCTTCGGCTGGGCCAGCGTCCTGGAGGCGCTGTGCCGGGAGGAGCCTGTCGTGGAGGGCCCGGACTGTCGCCTGGAGCT GAAACCACTGCTGCTGCGATTGTCCCCCTTATGCCAAAGGAACCTGATGTCCCTGCTGATGGCTGTCCGGCCATCGCTGCCCGAGAGCGGCCTACTCCCTGTGCTGCGGATTGCACAACAAGACCAAAGCCCCGAGCCTGACGCCTGGCTCCGGGCCCTGGGGGAATTGCTGCGGAGGGATCTGAACGCTGGGGCAGCGCTTGAGGGAGCGTCTCCGCTGTCTGCAAGCTGCCAGAGACAGCTCCAAGGCCTGTGTAGGCGGCtgggccagggaggcaggaggctgaggTTGGCCCAGGCTCCAGTTCccgaagaggaggaagagggggaggaggaggacaaggactCCCCGCGGTCTGGGAAACGCAGAAAGGGGCCAGCAGAAGAGCCTGCCAGTCCTGAGGGCGAGAGGGCCCCCAAAAGGTTCCGGCatttggaaagagaagaggaagaaggacaggAGGAAGAGAGTCGTGAACCTGAATCTTTGGAATCCCGGGCAGATGAAGGAGGTGCCTCACCCATTAAGAACCAGCCTGGCAGGGCCGAGCCCAGGGAGGCTGGTCAGGGTCTGGAGGAGACTCAGGCCCCAGCTGAGGGCTTGGAGTTGCCCAAAACTGTCCAG GACCGGGTTCCCAGGCTGCAGCAGCTGCTCAAGACTTTCGGGGAG GGTTTGGAGGGCGCCCCCCCGCTCGAGCTACAGCTTCTCCATGAGTGTAATCCCCGCCAG ATGGACCTTCTGTGTGCCCAGCTGCAGCTCCCACAGCTCTCGGACCCAGCTGTCCTGCAGCTCTGCACCTGGCTCCTGTCCCTTTCACCAGATCTCAGCCTCAGCAATGCGACTGTTCTGACCAAGAGCCTCTTTCTCAGACGG ATTCTCTCCCTGACTTCCTCAGCCTCCCGCCTGCTCATGACTGCCCTGACCTCCTTCTGTGCCAAGTATGCCTATCCTGTCTGCAGAGCCCTTCTTGGCCCCGTGCTCCAGGCCCCAGGAATAG GTCCAGCTCAAACAGAGTTACTGTGTTGCCTTATGAAGGACGAGGCCCTGGAGCCAGACACACGGATTCTAATGCTGGG GCTTGTGCAAGTTGCCATCCTGGGACCCTGCCCAAGCCCCGGGTTCCAGTCTGCCGGGCCGGAGGCCTTGGGGAAGAGGCTGCTGGTCGCCACTCTTGAGCAGTTCACAGCGTAG
- the RPL10A gene encoding 60S ribosomal protein L10a — MSSKVSRDTLYEAVREVLHGNQRKRRKFLETVELQISLKNYDPQKDKRFSGTVRLKSTPRPKFSVCVLGDQQHCDEAKAVDIPHMDIEALKKLNKNKKLVKKLAKKYDAFLASESLIKQIPRILGPGLNKAGKFPSLLTHNENMVAKVDEVKSTIKFQMKKVLCLAVAVGHVKMTDDELVYNIHLAVNFLVSLLKKNWQNVRALYIKSTMGKPQRLY; from the exons ATGAG CAGCAAAGTCTCCCGCGACACGCTGTACGAGGCGGTGCGGGAAGTCCTGCACGGGAACCAGCGCAAGCGCCGGAA GTTTTTGGAGACGGTGGAGCTGCAGATCAGCCTCAAGAACTATGACCCTCAGAAGGACAAACGCTTCTCGGGCACCGTCAG GCTTAAGTCCACTCCCCGCCCCAAGTTCTCCGTATGTGTTTTGGGGGACCAGCAGCACTGTGATGAGGCCAAGGCAGTGGATATTCCGCACATGGACATTGAGGCGCTGAAGAAACTCAACAAGAATAAAAAACTAGTCAAGAAGCTGG CCAAGAAGTATGATGCCTTTTTGGCTTCAGAATCTCTGATCAAGCAGATCCCACGAATCCTTGGCCCAGGCCTGAATAAGGCTGGCAAGTTCCCTTCCTTGCTGACCCACAATGAGAACATGGTGGCCAAAGTGGACGAAGTGAAGTCCACCATCAAATTCCAGATGAAGAAG GTGCTATGTCTGGCAGTGGCTGTTGGCCACGTGAAGATGACAGATGATGAGCTTGTATACAATATCCACTTAGCTGTCAATTTCCTGGTGTCCTTGCTCAAGAAGAATTGGCAGAACGTCCGGGCCTTGTACATCAAGAGCACCATGGGCAAGCCCCAGCGCCTGTACTAA
- the FANCE gene encoding Fanconi anemia group E protein isoform X1, producing MEASEGAPALAEGAGSAPWWQLEAPARFLLQALQAGPEGARRGLGLLRALGSRSGEPFGWASVLEALCREEPVVEGPDCRLELKPLLLRLSPLCQRNLMSLLMAVRPSLPESGLLPVLRIAQQDQSPEPDAWLRALGELLRRDLNAGAALEGASPLSASCQRQLQGLCRRLGQGGRRLRLAQAPVPEEEEEGEEEDKDSPRSGKRRKGPAEEPASPEGERAPKRFRHLEREEEEGQEEESREPESLESRADEGGASPIKNQPGRAEPREAGQGLEETQAPAEGLELPKTVQDRVPRLQQLLKTFGEGLEGAPPLELQLLHECNPRQMDLLCAQLQLPQLSDPAVLQLCTWLLSLSPDLSLSNATVLTKSLFLRRILSLTSSASRLLMTALTSFCAKYAYPVCRALLGPVLQAPGIGPAQTELLCCLMKDEALEPDTRILMLGQILELPWKEDTFLVVQSLLERQVEMTPEEFSVLIEKLCKEGPAATTSVAYAKLVLMVMTKYQARITEIQRLGLATAIELNTTFLRKSLQAALRHLAP from the exons ATGGAGGCCTCGGAGGGGGCGCCCGCTCTGGCTGAAGGCGCGGGGTCGGCACCCTGGTGGCAGCTGGAGGCCCCGGCCCGGTTCCTGCTGCAGGCGCTGCAGGCGGGGCCGGAGGGGGCGCGGCGCGGCCTGGGGCTGCTGCGGGCCCTGGGCAGTCGCAGCGGAGAGCCCTTCGGCTGGGCCAGCGTCCTGGAGGCGCTGTGCCGGGAGGAGCCTGTCGTGGAGGGCCCGGACTGTCGCCTGGAGCT GAAACCACTGCTGCTGCGATTGTCCCCCTTATGCCAAAGGAACCTGATGTCCCTGCTGATGGCTGTCCGGCCATCGCTGCCCGAGAGCGGCCTACTCCCTGTGCTGCGGATTGCACAACAAGACCAAAGCCCCGAGCCTGACGCCTGGCTCCGGGCCCTGGGGGAATTGCTGCGGAGGGATCTGAACGCTGGGGCAGCGCTTGAGGGAGCGTCTCCGCTGTCTGCAAGCTGCCAGAGACAGCTCCAAGGCCTGTGTAGGCGGCtgggccagggaggcaggaggctgaggTTGGCCCAGGCTCCAGTTCccgaagaggaggaagagggggaggaggaggacaaggactCCCCGCGGTCTGGGAAACGCAGAAAGGGGCCAGCAGAAGAGCCTGCCAGTCCTGAGGGCGAGAGGGCCCCCAAAAGGTTCCGGCatttggaaagagaagaggaagaaggacaggAGGAAGAGAGTCGTGAACCTGAATCTTTGGAATCCCGGGCAGATGAAGGAGGTGCCTCACCCATTAAGAACCAGCCTGGCAGGGCCGAGCCCAGGGAGGCTGGTCAGGGTCTGGAGGAGACTCAGGCCCCAGCTGAGGGCTTGGAGTTGCCCAAAACTGTCCAG GACCGGGTTCCCAGGCTGCAGCAGCTGCTCAAGACTTTCGGGGAG GGTTTGGAGGGCGCCCCCCCGCTCGAGCTACAGCTTCTCCATGAGTGTAATCCCCGCCAG ATGGACCTTCTGTGTGCCCAGCTGCAGCTCCCACAGCTCTCGGACCCAGCTGTCCTGCAGCTCTGCACCTGGCTCCTGTCCCTTTCACCAGATCTCAGCCTCAGCAATGCGACTGTTCTGACCAAGAGCCTCTTTCTCAGACGG ATTCTCTCCCTGACTTCCTCAGCCTCCCGCCTGCTCATGACTGCCCTGACCTCCTTCTGTGCCAAGTATGCCTATCCTGTCTGCAGAGCCCTTCTTGGCCCCGTGCTCCAGGCCCCAGGAATAG GTCCAGCTCAAACAGAGTTACTGTGTTGCCTTATGAAGGACGAGGCCCTGGAGCCAGACACACGGATTCTAATGCTGGG ACAGATCTTGGAGCTGCCCTGGAAAGAGGACACTTTCTTGGTGGTGCAGTCACTGCTAGAGCGGCAG GTGGAGATGACCCCTGAGGAGTTCAGTGTCTTGATAGAGAAGCTCTGTAAAGAGGGGCCAGCGGCCACCACGTCTGTGGCCTATGCCAAGCTCGTGCTGATGGTGATGACCAAGTACCAGGCCCGC ATCACTGAGATCCAGAGGCTGGGCCTGGCCACAGCTATAGAGCTCAACACCACTTTCCTGAGGAAGTCCCTGCAGGCCGCCCTGAGACATCTGGCCCCCTGA